The Gemella haemolysans ATCC 10379 genome contains the following window.
TTAAATGATACAGTTATGCAAAAGAAAATTGATGAGTATGCTTTAACTCATTCAAAAAAGACTACTAAAGAACTAGTCTTAAAGATTAGGGGGTCACTTAAATATGCTTATGCTCGTGGTTTATTGGTAAATGATTTTGGTAGTTTATTAAAAGTTAGAGGAAAAGAACTTCCTAAAAGAAATATTTCACTTTCTATAAAAGAAATGGCTAAACTAAGAAAATATTGCTTAGAACATAAACATATTGAATTTAATGTACTTGTTTTGCTAGCACTTGAAACTGGTGCTAGACGTGGAGAACTATTGGGATTAAAATGTGAAGATATCTATGAATTTGGAATAAAAATCAGACGTTCTATAAGTCCTACTAGCAAAGATACATCACTTAAAAATAAATTTTCAAAACGTGATATATCAATAAATAAAGACATATATGATGCATTAGTTGAACTATCTAAATCAAAAAAAGATTATATTTTTTGCAGAAACAATTTTATGCAATCAAGATATTTACAAGAATTACTAAAAAAATTAGAGATTACTAAAACTACATTTCACGGACTTAGAGATAGTCATGCATCTTTCTTATTTA
Protein-coding sequences here:
- a CDS encoding site-specific integrase, whose product is MKGFDKMANITKRGTSYRATVSIYKNSENQRITKTFKTRKEAKQWALEMELYKGKGKNIAEQTTLYTDFYKSWIFSVKKNDVREATLVNYERTITIIDRLFEGIELRHLNDTVMQKKIDEYALTHSKKTTKELVLKIRGSLKYAYARGLLVNDFGSLLKVRGKELPKRNISLSIKEMAKLRKYCLEHKHIEFNVLVLLALETGARRGELLGLKCEDIYEFGIKIRRSISPTSKDTSLKNKFSKRDISINKDIYDALVELSKSKKDYIFCRNNFMQSRYLQELLKKLEITKTTFHGLRDSHASFLFTKNISLDYISRRLGHNSILTTQEYYLSLMPEKKHQQDADALNLLDELSKL